Part of the Bacteroidota bacterium genome, GGCGGTCGGCCGGTTCGCGTAGGGAATCACCCGTACAAGAAAGAATCCCGCCGACAGCACCAGGATGGCGATGGCGATCTTCCTCAGGGCGGGTCCACTCATCGGATTCATCGCGGCAAGGGGGGTCAGAATCTGTCAAGAAGCGAAGCGGCGTGCCCGACATGCAGCGTACAGACGCAGGTCGCACATCGCTCGAGCGTATACTCGTTCACATTCCTGCGCGTGGCCCGGATGCCGGAGCCGTTGCTCAGCGTTCGCACGGATTCCTCCCGCACGTTGGCGTACCCGGGAAGGAAAAAACAGGGGCGGACCTCGCCCGTGGAGGTGATGACCGCCGAAACGTTCGGGGCGTTGCAGTGATTCCTGGGGAACGGCCGGATCCCGGCGACCGCCTCGAAGTATTCCACGATATGAAAGAGCTTTGCGGGCGGCTCGGAGATGAACCGTTCCTGAAATTCCCGGCGCCGGGAGGAGACGAGAGCGCTTACAATCTCCCGAAACTCTTGAAGCTCTGACGCATCCAGCATGACCTCCTGTTTCCACCCGCCGGGCTCCGGGGCGGACCCATGCTGATCCCTTCCGAATGCGCCGGAGAGGAGGTCGGCGGCGAGAAAGGAGATCCGGCCCACGCCCAGCGACCGGGCCGTGTCCACCATACGGCTCATCATTCTGTAATTCTTCTTTTGAAGAACGGTCCGGAGCGAGATCGATCGGCCGGCGGGCGCCGCGATCCGGGCTGCTTTTATTCCCCGGACCGCCCTCTCAAACGATACCCCCCCGCGGATCGAGTCGTGCGTGGCCGCATCGGGTCCGTCGAGCGAGACGATGATCTCGCGGAAGTGGCGGCCGATCTCGGGAAGACGCTGTTCGAGCAGGACTCCGTTGGTCAGAAGCGATTGTTTGACCCCGTGCCGGCCGAAGAGTTCGCAGATGGCCGGAAAGTCGCTGCGCAGAAGCGGCTCGCCGCCCGAATAGACGATGTGCCGCAGGCCATAACCGGCCAGCTGCTCTGCCAGCGAAGCGAGTTCCCGGAGCGAAAGTTCGCCCGGTTGAGGGTGGCGGTACGAGCACATGCAGCAGCGCAGGTTGCACCCTTCCGTCACGTAGAGGATGACGACGGGGATCGAGAAGGACCTGGAGGAGAGAGTATCGAGCCACGCCCTGAGGTTCAACGCGTTCCCCTCCGCTTATCCGGGACCATCGGGGACGCTCCGCACGAGCGTGATCTTCGTGATCTCCGGCGGACAATTGATCCGCACCGGTATCCCCACGGTTCCGATTCCACGCGACACATACATCCTGGAGGTCCCGATGGAGTAGAGGCCGGCGACATAGGGAGACGCGACCCGCGCCGGGGC contains:
- a CDS encoding radical SAM protein yields the protein MNLRAWLDTLSSRSFSIPVVILYVTEGCNLRCCMCSYRHPQPGELSLRELASLAEQLAGYGLRHIVYSGGEPLLRSDFPAICELFGRHGVKQSLLTNGVLLEQRLPEIGRHFREIIVSLDGPDAATHDSIRGGVSFERAVRGIKAARIAAPAGRSISLRTVLQKKNYRMMSRMVDTARSLGVGRISFLAADLLSGAFGRDQHGSAPEPGGWKQEVMLDASELQEFREIVSALVSSRRREFQERFISEPPAKLFHIVEYFEAVAGIRPFPRNHCNAPNVSAVITSTGEVRPCFFLPGYANVREESVRTLSNGSGIRATRRNVNEYTLERCATCVCTLHVGHAASLLDRF